The following proteins are co-located in the Brevibacillus laterosporus DSM 25 genome:
- a CDS encoding MFS transporter, with protein METWKRNLFVLCGALFIVMVGMSMVMPFLPLFIQEELHITNTHDATLWSGIIFGANFLTAGLVSPIWGNLADKYGRKIMILRSGFLMSITIGLTGLAGNVWHLLLLRLLNGTISGIIPASNALVASSVPKERSGWALGILQSCVVSGSIMGPFFGGLLADLVGYRAVFMVTGSLLFIATLIITFTVKEDFTPLPKTEQTSLRDDFKMVFASKTLPVLFGVTVIVQFALNGIVPILPIFVKELIGSGERVAFFAGLVTAMTGIANVLASPQLGKLGDRIGSHKVLLGCLLASAIVYIPTAMVQTLWQLLILRFMAGLCVGGLLPAVNSLLRKATPSHMVSRVFGYNNSFLCLGNMLGPMTGGFLAGYVGLNGVFLMTSILLFINFLWFLYVVRHGFQAVSSE; from the coding sequence ATGGAGACCTGGAAACGCAATTTGTTTGTTCTCTGTGGTGCTTTGTTTATCGTTATGGTAGGAATGAGTATGGTGATGCCATTTCTCCCGCTCTTTATTCAAGAAGAATTACATATCACGAACACTCATGACGCAACGTTGTGGTCTGGGATCATATTTGGAGCTAACTTTTTAACGGCTGGATTAGTTTCTCCTATTTGGGGGAATTTGGCAGACAAATATGGGCGTAAAATTATGATACTCCGCTCTGGTTTTTTAATGTCAATTACGATTGGGCTAACCGGACTGGCAGGAAATGTATGGCATTTATTATTGCTGCGTTTATTAAACGGAACGATTAGTGGAATCATTCCTGCCAGCAATGCTTTAGTAGCCTCCAGCGTGCCTAAGGAGCGTTCGGGATGGGCTTTGGGTATTTTGCAATCCTGTGTTGTATCTGGTTCGATTATGGGGCCTTTCTTTGGAGGCTTGCTTGCTGATCTAGTTGGGTACCGTGCTGTGTTTATGGTAACGGGTAGTTTATTATTTATAGCAACTCTCATCATCACGTTTACCGTCAAGGAAGACTTTACACCTTTGCCAAAAACAGAACAGACAAGTTTGCGGGATGATTTTAAAATGGTGTTTGCAAGCAAAACGTTACCGGTTCTGTTTGGCGTGACCGTAATTGTTCAATTTGCGTTAAATGGGATTGTTCCAATCTTACCGATCTTTGTTAAAGAGCTAATTGGAAGTGGCGAGAGAGTAGCCTTTTTTGCAGGATTGGTTACAGCTATGACAGGGATAGCTAATGTTCTAGCTTCTCCTCAATTAGGAAAATTGGGGGATAGAATTGGTTCGCATAAAGTATTGCTTGGCTGTTTACTTGCCTCTGCTATTGTCTATATTCCAACGGCGATGGTGCAAACGCTTTGGCAGCTACTTATTTTGCGTTTCATGGCGGGATTATGTGTAGGCGGACTATTACCGGCTGTTAATTCATTGTTACGAAAAGCTACTCCAAGTCATATGGTTAGTCGAGTATTTGGCTATAATAATAGCTTTCTATGTCTTGGCAATATGCTTGGACCGATGACAGGTGGATTTCTAGCTGGATATGTAGGATTAAACGGTGTATTCTTAATGACGAGCATCCTCCTCTTTATAAATTTTTTATGGTTCTTGTATGTGGTTCGACATGGTTTTCAAGCAGTGTCGAGTGAATAG
- a CDS encoding DL-endopeptidase inhibitor IseA family protein encodes MKKWTGFLLLSALVVALAGCTGNQPDQKPTTPTTETAQPATEITKPAGSKHINMDEKEAVALAAEGADAYAYVLNGGKIEPDKSKSFTHEGKDYRFVGSDIDTKEKLMKYLENVYTKTASDKVVNNLKLIEKDGKLAQPSIDKSSVLQWGSGQAEMITENQNGREYEIKVPIGEGDQVDFKVYSVRIKQEDGVWKLDTIPGVKE; translated from the coding sequence ATGAAAAAATGGACAGGCTTTCTGCTTTTATCAGCTTTGGTTGTAGCATTGGCAGGTTGTACCGGCAATCAGCCAGACCAGAAGCCTACAACTCCAACGACAGAAACTGCTCAACCAGCTACTGAAATTACAAAACCAGCTGGAAGTAAGCATATCAATATGGATGAAAAGGAAGCTGTCGCTTTGGCCGCAGAGGGAGCAGACGCTTATGCGTATGTATTGAACGGTGGAAAAATAGAGCCAGATAAAAGTAAGAGCTTCACTCATGAGGGTAAAGACTATCGCTTTGTAGGAAGCGATATAGATACAAAAGAAAAGCTGATGAAATATCTGGAGAATGTCTATACAAAAACAGCAAGCGATAAAGTAGTGAACAATCTCAAGCTGATTGAAAAAGATGGAAAGCTGGCTCAACCAAGCATTGATAAAAGTAGTGTGCTTCAATGGGGTAGTGGACAGGCAGAAATGATTACAGAAAACCAAAATGGCAGAGAGTATGAGATTAAAGTTCCTATCGGAGAAGGCGATCAAGTTGATTTTAAAGTCTATTCTGTACGTATTAAACAAGAGGATGGCGTATGGAAGCTTGATACAATTCCCGGTGTGAAGGAGTAA
- a CDS encoding zinc metallopeptidase: protein MFFTPWTLLIFAAFGLTMWAQFRVKGTFSKYSEVPVSSGMTGAEAARHLLDSNGLSHVPVEHIPGTLTDHYDPMSKTVRLSDPVYFSDSISAVSVACHEVGHAIQHKVDYPMLVARHRIFPLVNLTSGIAPFLLLGGLFLKISGLFLLGIIAFSVAVLFQVITLPVEFNASSRAKDLMIKMGYIRNSEEREVKAVLGAAALTYVAAALMSVLQLLEYIWLFKRDSDD, encoded by the coding sequence ATGTTTTTTACCCCATGGACGCTGTTAATTTTCGCGGCATTCGGTCTAACAATGTGGGCACAGTTCCGTGTTAAGGGAACGTTTAGCAAATACTCGGAGGTACCTGTCTCCTCTGGAATGACCGGAGCTGAAGCAGCTAGACATTTACTGGATTCTAACGGTTTATCGCATGTTCCAGTCGAACATATACCAGGTACTCTTACCGACCACTACGACCCGATGTCTAAAACTGTTCGCTTATCAGATCCTGTGTATTTTAGCGATTCCATCTCAGCGGTATCTGTAGCCTGTCATGAGGTAGGTCACGCGATTCAGCACAAGGTTGATTATCCAATGTTAGTTGCTAGACATCGCATTTTCCCATTAGTTAACCTTACCTCTGGGATAGCCCCTTTCTTGTTGTTAGGTGGTCTCTTCCTTAAAATTAGTGGTCTCTTCCTACTTGGGATCATTGCTTTTAGCGTAGCCGTTCTATTTCAAGTCATCACATTGCCAGTCGAATTTAATGCTAGTAGCCGCGCTAAAGATTTAATGATTAAAATGGGCTATATCCGCAATTCAGAAGAGCGTGAAGTTAAGGCCGTACTTGGTGCCGCAGCTCTTACTTATGTAGCGGCAGCTCTCATGTCTGTGCTACAGTTGCTAGAGTATATCTGGTTGTTTAAACGAGATAGTGACGACTAA